One Paraburkholderia aromaticivorans genomic region harbors:
- the rnhA gene encoding ribonuclease HI → MTSDLIDIYTDGACKGNPGPGGWGALLRFGDQEKELFGGEANTTNNRMELMGVIAALEALKRPCKAVVHTDSQYVQKGISEWIHGWKKKGWITAAKQPVKNSDLWKRLDALVAQHDIEWRWVRGHNGHPENERADQLANRGVASLAQM, encoded by the coding sequence ATGACTTCCGATCTCATCGATATTTATACCGACGGCGCCTGCAAAGGCAACCCCGGCCCCGGCGGCTGGGGCGCGTTGCTGCGCTTCGGCGACCAGGAAAAAGAACTGTTCGGCGGCGAAGCCAACACCACCAACAACCGCATGGAGCTGATGGGCGTGATCGCCGCGCTCGAAGCGCTGAAGCGTCCCTGCAAAGCGGTCGTGCATACCGACTCGCAATATGTGCAAAAAGGCATCAGCGAATGGATCCACGGCTGGAAGAAGAAAGGCTGGATCACCGCCGCGAAGCAGCCGGTCAAGAACTCTGATTTGTGGAAGCGGCTCGATGCGCTCGTGGCGCAACACGACATCGAGTGGCGCTGGGTGCGCGGGCACAATGGCCACCCGGAAAACGAGCGCGCTGATCAGCTGGCCAATCGCGGCGTTGCGTCACTCGCGCAGATGTAA
- the gloB gene encoding hydroxyacylglutathione hydrolase → MNALEYVPVPAFDDNYIWVVSDGYHAAVVDPGEAAPVKAYLAKRGWRLSAILLTHHHQDHVGGVADLLNGQAVPVYGPAGEAIEHLTHRLKNGDHVSIAAPALELSVLDVPGHTSGHIAYFQPADPQGTPHVFCGDTLFACGCGRLFEGTPKQMLASLDALAALPGATEVHCAHEYTLSNIRFALACEPGNAELQAWRDKASELRARDVPTLPTTIAHERAVNPFLRAGVATVQANLQEQLHEKVPDRLTAFTLMREWKNRFR, encoded by the coding sequence ATGAATGCGCTCGAGTACGTACCGGTCCCGGCGTTTGATGACAATTACATCTGGGTCGTTTCCGACGGATACCACGCGGCAGTCGTCGATCCGGGTGAGGCCGCCCCCGTAAAAGCCTATCTGGCGAAACGGGGTTGGCGGCTGAGCGCTATTTTACTCACGCACCATCATCAAGACCACGTCGGCGGGGTGGCCGATCTGCTGAATGGCCAGGCCGTGCCCGTCTACGGCCCCGCCGGTGAAGCGATCGAGCATCTCACGCACCGTCTGAAAAATGGTGATCACGTGTCGATTGCTGCACCCGCGCTCGAATTGAGCGTGCTCGACGTGCCGGGTCACACGAGCGGCCACATCGCCTATTTCCAGCCGGCCGACCCGCAAGGCACGCCGCATGTGTTTTGCGGCGACACGCTGTTCGCCTGCGGTTGCGGCCGGCTGTTCGAAGGCACGCCGAAGCAGATGCTCGCCTCGCTGGATGCGCTGGCCGCCTTGCCCGGCGCGACCGAGGTTCACTGCGCGCACGAATACACGCTGTCGAATATCCGCTTCGCGCTCGCCTGCGAGCCGGGCAACGCCGAACTGCAAGCCTGGCGGGACAAAGCGAGCGAATTGCGCGCGCGCGACGTGCCGACGCTGCCCACCACGATCGCCCACGAACGCGCCGTGAATCCGTTTTTGCGCGCCGGCGTTGCGACCGTTCAGGCGAACCTGCAGGAGCAGCTGCACGAGAAAGTGCCGGATCGATTGACGGCCTTTACCTTGATGCGCGAATGGAAAAACCGCTTCCGTTGA
- a CDS encoding ABC transporter ATP-binding protein encodes MEHLTIAQRNAENAKLASYAHRPLAFLFRFIRRHPLAHAIVLGSVFAAVSCALASQYAIKHLIDVLGEGRHHPGPLWGAFAILVGLIAADNLLWRVGGWVAAHTFVAVTGDLRRDLFQYLSGHSPTYYSEKQPGMLASRITATSNAVYTAENTTAWNVLPPCIAVFGAIVMIIAVNPLMACGLMLCSAILSVVLYKLAGRGSARHHHFATKAASVDGELVDVISNMGLVRAFGMTFREQQRFGATVKAEMDARQQSLLYLEKLRLLHAVITALLSAGLLGWALWLWDQGKATSGDIVLVSSLGFTILHGTRDLAVALVDVTQHVARLAEAVRTLLEPHGMPDRDGASELVPQGGRIDFESVTFAYPRRRPILDHFDLHIEPGQRVGLIGKSGAGKSTVLALLQRFYETQGGAIKIDGQEIATITQDSLRHAIALVPQDISLFHRTVYENIAYGRPEASRDEVLAAAREARCADFIEAMPEGYDTIVGDRGVKLSGGQRQRIAIARAILKNAPILLLDEATSALDSASEEAIQKALDRLMVGRTVVAIAHRLSTLNNFDRIIVMSAGKVIDDGSPEELRQRPGLYRDLLTKQYGKGHTLHIGGKKVDEQHVV; translated from the coding sequence TTGGAACATTTAACCATCGCTCAGCGTAATGCCGAGAACGCAAAGCTCGCGAGCTATGCGCATCGGCCGCTTGCGTTCCTTTTCCGCTTTATCCGCCGCCATCCGCTCGCGCATGCGATCGTCCTGGGCAGCGTGTTTGCGGCCGTGAGCTGTGCGCTCGCTTCGCAATACGCGATCAAACATCTGATCGACGTGCTCGGCGAAGGCCGGCACCATCCCGGCCCGCTGTGGGGGGCGTTCGCCATCCTGGTTGGCCTGATCGCCGCCGACAACCTGCTGTGGCGGGTCGGCGGCTGGGTCGCCGCGCACACGTTCGTCGCCGTGACCGGCGATCTGCGGCGCGACCTGTTCCAATATCTGAGCGGACACTCGCCGACGTACTACTCCGAGAAGCAGCCGGGCATGCTCGCAAGCCGGATCACGGCGACTTCGAACGCGGTCTACACGGCGGAGAACACCACCGCGTGGAACGTGCTGCCGCCGTGCATCGCGGTGTTCGGCGCGATCGTCATGATCATCGCGGTGAATCCGCTGATGGCCTGCGGCCTGATGCTCTGCTCGGCCATTCTGTCGGTCGTGCTGTACAAGCTGGCCGGGCGCGGCTCCGCGCGCCATCACCATTTCGCCACCAAGGCGGCGTCGGTGGACGGCGAATTGGTCGACGTGATCAGCAACATGGGCCTCGTACGCGCTTTCGGCATGACGTTTCGCGAGCAGCAGCGGTTCGGCGCAACGGTCAAGGCCGAGATGGACGCGCGCCAGCAGAGCCTGCTGTATCTGGAAAAGCTGCGTCTGCTGCATGCGGTGATCACCGCGCTGCTATCGGCGGGCTTGCTGGGCTGGGCGCTGTGGCTGTGGGATCAAGGCAAGGCGACCTCGGGCGACATCGTGCTGGTCAGCTCGCTCGGCTTCACGATCCTGCACGGCACGCGCGATCTGGCCGTGGCGCTCGTCGATGTCACGCAGCACGTGGCGCGTCTCGCGGAAGCCGTGCGCACGTTGCTCGAGCCGCACGGCATGCCCGACCGCGACGGCGCTTCCGAACTCGTGCCGCAAGGCGGCCGCATCGATTTCGAAAGCGTGACGTTCGCCTACCCGCGCCGCCGGCCGATTCTCGATCACTTCGACTTGCATATCGAACCCGGCCAGCGCGTCGGCCTGATCGGCAAATCGGGCGCGGGCAAATCCACCGTGCTGGCATTGCTGCAGCGTTTTTATGAGACGCAAGGCGGCGCGATCAAGATCGACGGCCAGGAGATCGCCACGATCACGCAGGACAGTTTGCGCCACGCGATCGCGCTGGTGCCGCAGGACATCTCGCTGTTCCACCGCACCGTGTACGAGAACATCGCCTACGGGCGCCCGGAAGCGAGCCGCGATGAAGTGCTCGCGGCCGCGCGCGAGGCGCGTTGCGCGGACTTTATCGAGGCCATGCCGGAAGGCTACGACACGATCGTCGGCGACCGCGGCGTGAAGCTGTCGGGCGGCCAGCGTCAGCGGATCGCGATTGCACGCGCGATCCTGAAGAACGCGCCGATCCTGCTGCTCGATGAAGCGACCTCGGCGCTCGACAGCGCATCGGAAGAAGCAATCCAGAAAGCGCTCGACCGGCTGATGGTCGGCCGCACCGTGGTCGCGATCGCGCACCGTCTGTCGACGCTGAACAACTTCGACCGGATCATCGTGATGAGCGCCGGCAAGGTCATCGACGACGGCAGCCCGGAAGAACTGCGCCAGCGCCCGGGTTTGTATCGCGATCTGCTCACCAAGCAGTATGGTAAGGGCCACACGCTGCACATCGGCGGCAAGAAGGTCGACGAACAGCACGTGGTGTGA
- a CDS encoding ABC transporter ATP-binding protein gives MTRKKLDFRGQAFKDVLGFTFHHWAQQPGRILVITGLVLLSALADVLTPMFAGRLVDAIASGAASNAVAWHAAITAFCVLGALGLGATLLRQGVYFNIIRLTLKMMSEIAANAFHRVQRFSTDWHANSFAGSTVRKITRGMWALDLLNDTLLIALLPSLVMLVGATVLLGWRWPMMGAVVGVGSVVYIAVTVAMSLGFVAPAARLANAWDTRMGGALADAVSCNGVVKAFGAEEREEVLLARVIGKWRHRTRRTWMRGTINGGVQGGMLVAIQAAILGAALLLWARGEAGVGDITFALTMFFMLQGYLRDVGMHIRNLQRSVNDMEELVSQESQPLGIEDRPGAGPITISKGEIRFEHVTFHYGTNGRPLYDNFSVRIAPGERVGLVGHSGSGKTTFIKLIQRLYDISEGRITIDGQDIAKVRQASLRSQIAIVQQEPVLFHRSLAENIAYARPGASRAEIERAAKLASAHGFIAALPNGYDTLVGERGVKLSGGERQRVAIARAFLADAPILILDEATSSLDSESEVLIQQAMERLMMGRTTLVVAHRLSTVRALDRLLVLDKGKVIEEGSHDALIRLENGLYRRLFERQALELIKGLGEPEFTTRTARPNVNRTDDSSLLVGK, from the coding sequence ATGACCAGAAAAAAACTCGACTTTCGCGGACAAGCCTTCAAGGACGTCCTCGGCTTTACCTTCCATCACTGGGCGCAGCAGCCTGGGCGCATCCTCGTCATTACGGGGCTGGTGCTGCTCTCGGCATTGGCCGACGTACTCACGCCGATGTTCGCGGGACGCCTCGTCGACGCCATCGCATCCGGCGCGGCCAGCAACGCCGTCGCCTGGCATGCGGCGATCACGGCCTTCTGCGTGCTGGGTGCGCTCGGCCTCGGCGCCACGTTGCTGCGGCAAGGCGTGTACTTCAACATCATCCGGCTCACGCTCAAGATGATGAGCGAGATCGCGGCCAACGCGTTTCATCGCGTGCAACGCTTTTCGACCGACTGGCACGCCAACAGCTTCGCCGGCTCCACAGTGCGCAAGATCACGCGCGGCATGTGGGCGCTCGACCTGCTCAACGACACGCTGCTGATCGCACTGTTGCCGTCGCTCGTCATGCTGGTCGGCGCAACGGTCCTGCTCGGCTGGCGCTGGCCGATGATGGGCGCGGTCGTCGGCGTCGGCTCGGTGGTCTACATCGCGGTGACGGTGGCCATGTCGCTCGGGTTCGTCGCGCCGGCCGCGCGTCTCGCGAATGCGTGGGACACGCGCATGGGCGGCGCGCTCGCCGACGCGGTGAGTTGCAACGGCGTGGTCAAGGCGTTCGGCGCGGAGGAGCGCGAAGAAGTGCTGCTCGCGCGAGTGATCGGCAAGTGGCGGCACCGCACGCGCCGCACATGGATGCGCGGCACGATCAACGGCGGCGTCCAGGGCGGCATGCTGGTGGCGATCCAGGCCGCGATTCTCGGCGCGGCGCTGCTGTTGTGGGCGCGCGGCGAAGCGGGCGTCGGCGACATCACGTTCGCGCTGACCATGTTCTTCATGCTGCAAGGCTATCTGCGCGACGTGGGCATGCACATCCGTAACCTGCAACGCTCGGTCAACGACATGGAGGAACTGGTGTCGCAGGAGAGCCAGCCGCTCGGTATCGAGGACCGCCCCGGCGCGGGTCCGATCACGATCAGCAAAGGCGAGATCCGGTTCGAGCACGTCACCTTTCACTACGGAACGAACGGCCGGCCGCTTTACGACAACTTCTCCGTGCGCATCGCGCCCGGCGAGCGCGTCGGATTGGTCGGGCATTCGGGTTCGGGGAAGACTACGTTCATCAAGCTGATCCAGCGGCTCTATGACATTTCGGAAGGCCGGATCACGATCGACGGTCAGGACATCGCCAAAGTGCGGCAGGCGTCTCTGCGCAGCCAGATCGCGATCGTTCAGCAGGAGCCGGTGCTGTTTCACCGCTCGCTCGCCGAGAACATCGCGTATGCGCGGCCCGGCGCGAGCCGTGCCGAGATCGAGCGGGCCGCGAAGCTCGCGAGCGCGCACGGCTTCATCGCGGCGCTGCCCAATGGCTATGACACGCTGGTCGGTGAACGCGGCGTCAAGCTCTCGGGCGGCGAACGTCAGCGCGTCGCCATCGCACGGGCGTTTCTCGCCGACGCGCCGATCCTCATTCTGGACGAGGCGACGTCGAGTCTCGACAGCGAAAGCGAGGTGCTGATCCAGCAGGCCATGGAGCGGCTGATGATGGGCCGCACCACGCTGGTGGTGGCGCACCGCCTTTCCACCGTGCGTGCGCTGGACCGGCTGCTGGTGCTGGACAAAGGCAAGGTGATCGAGGAAGGCAGCCATGACGCGCTGATCAGACTCGAGAACGGCCTGTACCGGCGGTTGTTCGAGCGTCAGGCGCTGGAGCTGATCAAGGGTCTGGGCGAGCCGGAATTCACGACTCGGACCGCGCGGCCGAACGTGAACCGGACGGACGATTCCAGCTTGCTGGTTGGGAAGTAA
- a CDS encoding DUF2214 family protein, with protein sequence MLVRWLIAAIHLLAYGFALASILRRTWALRRASVPAALRSVFRADTGWGISALVLIVTGLMRAFGGLEKGADYYLHEPLFHLKMTLLLIILILEVPSMLALMRWRAAIRKGTAPDLRKARSYARYSVIQTIAMVLMVFAATGMARGVGLPAGVV encoded by the coding sequence ATGCTGGTTCGCTGGTTGATTGCCGCCATCCATTTGCTTGCTTATGGCTTCGCGCTCGCGTCGATTCTGCGGCGCACGTGGGCGCTCCGCCGCGCGAGCGTGCCTGCCGCGCTGCGCTCCGTGTTCCGGGCGGATACAGGGTGGGGTATCTCGGCATTGGTGTTGATCGTCACCGGGTTGATGCGCGCTTTCGGCGGCCTCGAAAAGGGCGCCGACTACTATCTCCACGAGCCGCTCTTTCATCTCAAGATGACGCTGCTGCTGATCATTCTCATCCTCGAAGTGCCGTCGATGCTCGCGCTGATGCGCTGGCGCGCTGCGATCAGGAAAGGCACCGCGCCGGATTTGCGCAAAGCGCGTTCTTACGCGCGCTATAGCGTGATACAGACGATAGCGATGGTGTTGATGGTGTTTGCGGCGACCGGGATGGCGCGCGGCGTGGGGTTGCCTGCGGGCGTGGTGTAA
- a CDS encoding class I SAM-dependent methyltransferase: MTDGSIIDWPAWTDSPPGRYVLEWEQTQLDRVVSDVFGYHALQLGLPQLDALRENRMPCRGLVLDAASGASAPYAYPRGAGRAGNGNRNGSGNGAAQDALAGLPAPDGRSAVWCDLLDLPFEAQSVDLIVMPHTLEFTSDPHRLLREAERVLMPEGQLIILGFNSLSLWGARQSVGKMTGRPFVPAAVDLIAFTRLKDWIKLLGFDLERGRFGCYRPPLGSEQWLSRYGFMEAAGDRWWPIFGATYMIKAIKRVRGMRLVGPLKVKKPVLAAGLAPAATPNTRNHTQ, encoded by the coding sequence ATGACTGACGGATCGATTATAGACTGGCCCGCCTGGACCGACTCGCCACCTGGCCGATACGTACTCGAGTGGGAGCAAACCCAGCTCGACCGCGTGGTGTCGGACGTGTTCGGTTACCATGCGCTGCAACTCGGCCTGCCGCAGCTCGACGCCTTGCGCGAGAACCGCATGCCATGCCGCGGGCTCGTGCTCGACGCCGCGAGCGGAGCGAGCGCGCCGTATGCGTATCCGCGCGGCGCGGGGCGGGCCGGCAATGGCAATCGCAATGGTTCAGGCAACGGCGCGGCGCAAGACGCACTCGCGGGTTTGCCGGCGCCAGATGGACGCAGCGCCGTCTGGTGCGACCTGCTGGACCTGCCGTTCGAAGCGCAAAGCGTCGATCTGATCGTGATGCCGCACACGCTGGAATTCACGAGCGACCCGCACCGTCTGTTGCGCGAAGCCGAGCGCGTGTTGATGCCCGAAGGCCAGCTGATCATTCTCGGCTTCAATTCGTTGTCGCTGTGGGGCGCGCGGCAATCGGTCGGCAAGATGACCGGCCGGCCGTTCGTGCCGGCGGCCGTCGACCTGATCGCCTTCACGCGCCTGAAAGACTGGATCAAGCTGCTAGGCTTCGACCTTGAACGCGGGCGCTTCGGCTGCTATCGTCCGCCGCTTGGCAGCGAACAATGGCTGTCCCGTTACGGTTTCATGGAGGCCGCCGGCGACCGCTGGTGGCCGATTTTCGGCGCCACCTACATGATCAAGGCGATCAAGCGCGTGCGCGGCATGCGTCTCGTCGGCCCGCTGAAAGTGAAGAAACCCGTCCTCGCCGCGGGCCTCGCGCCCGCCGCCACACCGAATACACGTAACCACACTCAATGA
- the dnaQ gene encoding DNA polymerase III subunit epsilon: MRQLILDTETTGLNARTGDRILELGCVEMVNRRLTGNNLHFYINPERDSDPGALAVHGLTTEFLRDKPKFAEIADQFRDFIQDAELIIHNAPFDIGFLDAEFALLGLPQVKTYCGEIIDTLARAKQIFPGKRNSLDALCDRFGISNAHRTLHGALLDSELLAEVYLAMTRGQESLVIDMLGESHAGGDAHAPRVAISSLDLIVIAASDDELAAHQTVLDGLDKAIKGTSVWRLEPAPAADEQTA; encoded by the coding sequence ATGCGTCAACTCATCCTCGATACCGAAACCACCGGCCTGAATGCCCGCACCGGCGACCGGATCCTTGAACTCGGTTGCGTCGAAATGGTGAACCGCCGGCTTACGGGCAACAATCTGCACTTCTACATCAATCCAGAACGCGATAGCGATCCCGGCGCACTGGCTGTGCACGGACTGACCACCGAGTTCCTGCGCGACAAGCCGAAGTTCGCCGAGATCGCCGATCAGTTTCGCGACTTCATCCAGGACGCGGAACTGATCATCCACAACGCACCGTTCGATATCGGCTTTCTCGACGCCGAGTTCGCGTTGCTGGGTTTGCCGCAGGTAAAAACCTACTGCGGCGAAATCATCGACACGCTGGCGCGCGCCAAGCAGATATTCCCCGGCAAGCGCAATTCACTCGACGCACTGTGCGATCGCTTCGGCATCAGCAACGCGCACCGCACGCTGCACGGCGCCCTGCTCGACTCGGAACTGCTCGCTGAGGTCTATCTGGCGATGACGCGCGGCCAGGAAAGCCTTGTCATCGACATGCTCGGCGAGTCGCACGCCGGTGGCGACGCGCATGCGCCGCGCGTGGCGATCAGTTCGCTCGATCTGATCGTGATCGCCGCCAGCGACGACGAGCTTGCCGCGCACCAGACGGTACTCGACGGTCTCGACAAGGCGATCAAGGGCACGAGCGTGTGGCGCCTCGAACCGGCGCCGGCTGCGGATGAGCAAACCGCTTAA
- a CDS encoding glycosyltransferase family 4 protein produces MRIAQIAPLHEAVPPKLYGGTERVVSYLTEALVEQGHDVTLFASGDSQTSAKLEAFWPQALRLDPTIRDVMAPHMLLLEEVRRRADEFDVLHFHIDYYPFSLFARQPVPFLTTLHGRLDLPELQPVFNTFSDVPVVSISDNQRMPLQQANWLQTVYHGLPENVLTPISNVEPGYLAFLGRVSPEKGLDRAIRIAGQAGMKLKVAAKIDKADRAYYEEVIKPLMALPHVEYIGEIGEAEKREFLGNAHALVFPIDWPEPFGLVMIEAMACGTPAIAFNRGSVPEVIENGVSGFVVEDEISAVAAVKRLHTLSRAGVRKAFESRFSSKVMAKNYVATYEELLRQKHRTVLREVNAS; encoded by the coding sequence ATGCGAATCGCTCAAATCGCTCCGTTGCACGAGGCGGTTCCTCCCAAGCTGTATGGTGGTACGGAACGCGTGGTGTCCTATCTGACCGAAGCTCTGGTCGAGCAGGGCCACGACGTCACGCTCTTTGCGAGCGGCGATTCGCAGACCTCGGCGAAACTCGAAGCTTTCTGGCCGCAGGCGCTGCGCCTCGACCCGACCATCCGCGACGTGATGGCGCCGCACATGCTGCTGCTCGAAGAAGTGCGCCGCCGCGCGGACGAATTCGACGTGCTGCATTTCCACATCGACTACTACCCGTTCTCGCTGTTCGCGCGTCAGCCGGTGCCGTTCCTGACCACGCTGCACGGCCGTCTCGATCTGCCGGAACTGCAACCGGTGTTCAATACGTTCAGCGACGTGCCGGTCGTGTCGATTTCGGACAACCAGCGCATGCCCCTGCAACAGGCCAACTGGCTGCAAACCGTGTATCACGGCCTGCCGGAAAACGTGCTCACGCCGATCTCCAACGTCGAGCCGGGCTACCTCGCTTTCCTCGGCCGCGTCTCGCCGGAGAAGGGCCTCGACCGCGCGATCCGCATCGCCGGCCAGGCAGGCATGAAGCTCAAGGTCGCCGCCAAGATCGACAAGGCCGACCGCGCCTATTACGAAGAAGTGATCAAGCCGCTGATGGCGCTCCCGCACGTCGAGTACATCGGCGAAATCGGCGAAGCCGAAAAGCGTGAGTTCCTCGGCAACGCGCATGCACTGGTGTTCCCGATCGACTGGCCGGAGCCCTTCGGTCTGGTCATGATCGAAGCAATGGCGTGCGGTACGCCGGCGATCGCATTCAACCGCGGTTCGGTGCCGGAAGTGATTGAAAACGGTGTGTCGGGCTTCGTCGTCGAAGACGAAATCAGCGCGGTCGCCGCAGTCAAGCGTCTGCACACGCTGTCGCGCGCCGGTGTGCGCAAGGCGTTCGAGTCGCGCTTTTCGTCGAAGGTCATGGCGAAGAACTATGTCGCCACCTACGAAGAGCTGCTGCGTCAGAAGCACCGTACTGTGCTGCGCGAAGTCAACGCCAGCTAA
- a CDS encoding transglycosylase SLT domain-containing protein — protein sequence MRFIFSALLVLTLAACASQGPTTSIPNTATNPASQQAVADALRKSATAKETINVDQGSVTQLTSADADLWGRIRRGFQMPDLQTDLVDMQVSWYAQRPDYVQRMTERSQKYLYHIVEELEARHMPTELALLPFIESAYSPQALSVAKAAGMWQFMPGTGRTYNLKQNMWQDERRDVLASTSAALDYLSRLHDMFGDWQLALAAYNWGEGNVQRAIARNEAAGLPTDYLSLRMPNETRNYVPKLQAVKNIVMNPQMYGLALPSIPNHPYFVTVTTSHDIDVDMAAKLSNLSADEFRSLNPSFRKPVILGATQPQILLPFDNASAFERNLKTYSGSLSSWTTYTVTERAAPAAIAQKIGVDADTLMEVNKIPVGMRLKPGSTIVVPRGSDDDEDISADVAESAVLAMEPDVPDTRKMLIRVRRNQSMAAIAVRYDVSVGQLKAWNRTHRDGVSRGQVIVLHVPVGKAMPSEPGPERIATDVQGGGVEKIGTRVADSRSESRYDKKKGRGRTEVVKVSEPVGKVSKPTASSASNGKVTKVSASTSSKASKAAAESHPKTAASAKKGK from the coding sequence ATGCGATTTATCTTTAGTGCGTTGCTGGTCCTGACGCTCGCCGCCTGCGCGAGCCAGGGACCGACGACGAGTATTCCGAACACCGCAACCAACCCCGCCAGTCAGCAAGCCGTAGCAGACGCCCTTCGCAAGTCAGCCACCGCCAAAGAGACGATCAACGTCGATCAAGGCTCCGTCACTCAGTTGACAAGCGCCGACGCCGACCTTTGGGGCCGTATTCGCCGTGGTTTCCAGATGCCGGACCTGCAAACCGACCTCGTCGACATGCAGGTCAGCTGGTATGCGCAACGGCCTGACTACGTGCAGCGCATGACCGAGCGCTCGCAGAAGTACCTGTATCACATCGTCGAAGAGCTTGAAGCGCGCCATATGCCGACCGAGCTCGCGTTGCTGCCGTTCATCGAATCGGCGTATAGCCCGCAGGCGTTGTCGGTGGCGAAGGCGGCCGGCATGTGGCAGTTCATGCCGGGCACGGGGCGCACCTACAACCTCAAGCAGAACATGTGGCAGGACGAGCGCCGCGACGTGCTGGCGTCGACCAGCGCCGCGCTCGACTATCTGTCGCGTCTGCATGACATGTTCGGCGACTGGCAGTTGGCGCTCGCGGCGTACAACTGGGGCGAGGGTAACGTGCAGCGCGCCATTGCGCGCAACGAAGCGGCGGGCTTGCCCACCGACTACCTCAGCCTGCGCATGCCGAACGAGACGCGTAACTACGTGCCGAAGCTGCAGGCGGTCAAGAACATCGTGATGAACCCGCAAATGTACGGGCTCGCGCTGCCGAGCATTCCGAACCACCCGTATTTCGTGACGGTGACCACCTCGCACGACATCGACGTGGACATGGCCGCCAAGCTCTCGAATCTGTCCGCAGACGAATTCCGCTCGCTGAACCCGTCGTTCAGGAAGCCGGTGATTCTCGGCGCGACGCAGCCGCAGATCCTGCTGCCGTTCGATAACGCCAGCGCCTTCGAGCGCAATCTGAAGACTTACTCCGGTTCGCTGTCGTCGTGGACCACGTACACGGTCACCGAACGCGCGGCGCCCGCGGCGATCGCGCAGAAGATCGGTGTCGACGCCGACACGCTGATGGAAGTGAACAAGATTCCGGTCGGCATGCGTTTGAAACCCGGCTCCACGATCGTGGTGCCGCGCGGTTCGGATGACGACGAGGACATCAGCGCCGACGTCGCCGAAAGCGCGGTACTGGCCATGGAGCCCGACGTCCCCGATACGCGCAAGATGCTGATTCGCGTGCGCCGCAATCAGTCGATGGCGGCCATCGCCGTGCGTTACGACGTGTCGGTCGGCCAGCTGAAGGCATGGAACCGTACGCATCGCGACGGCGTTTCGCGCGGTCAGGTGATCGTGCTGCACGTGCCGGTCGGCAAGGCCATGCCGAGCGAGCCGGGTCCGGAACGCATCGCGACCGATGTGCAAGGCGGCGGCGTCGAGAAGATCGGCACCCGCGTCGCAGACTCCAGAAGTGAATCTCGCTACGATAAGAAGAAGGGTCGTGGCCGGACAGAGGTGGTGAAGGTGTCTGAACCGGTAGGCAAGGTCAGCAAGCCGACGGCATCCAGCGCCAGCAATGGCAAGGTGACCAAGGTGTCGGCTTCCACGTCCAGCAAGGCGTCGAAGGCTGCGGCAGAGAGCCACCCGAAGACCGCGGCCAGCGCGAAGAAGGGTAAGTAG